In one Gemmatimonadota bacterium genomic region, the following are encoded:
- a CDS encoding flagellin — protein sequence MRINTNVSALAAANNLGRVQDAVAKSSEKLSSGFRINHASDDAAGLGIANSLRADIKALTQASSNAQQASSVFAIADGAASSIQSLLERMKELAAQAASDTVDNSARGKISAEFVSLQQEIDRTTDTVQFQNQKLLDGTYGATQSNNLVQVGGHTWDVTFSGAQAGAYTLTSLSSGTDTATLTFGGVSQTIAAVDNQRTLNFDALGISIDTGNNYAANDGTTAGSNSTKVITVVAGSGSFLVGAAHGAYTTDDVLSVTGNSLDLTTSTMGVDTGTVDVLSRANAAAALTAIDTAIGTVNTALGVIGAGQNRMTAAIDNVKTTIQNFNSAESIIRDVDMASEMVNFSKNNILAQAGTAMLAQANQAGQSVLKLLQ from the coding sequence ATGCGCATCAACACGAACGTCTCGGCACTTGCGGCAGCGAACAACCTCGGTCGCGTGCAGGACGCGGTCGCCAAGTCCAGCGAAAAGCTGTCCAGCGGTTTCCGCATCAACCACGCCTCGGATGACGCGGCGGGTCTTGGTATTGCCAACAGCTTGCGCGCCGACATCAAGGCGCTGACCCAGGCCTCGTCCAACGCCCAGCAGGCGAGTTCGGTGTTCGCCATCGCTGACGGCGCGGCGTCGTCGATTCAGTCCCTGCTCGAACGTATGAAGGAACTGGCCGCTCAGGCCGCGTCGGACACGGTTGACAACTCGGCTCGTGGCAAGATCTCGGCGGAATTCGTTTCGCTCCAGCAGGAAATCGACCGTACGACCGACACCGTGCAGTTCCAGAACCAGAAGTTGCTTGACGGCACCTACGGCGCCACGCAGTCCAACAACCTCGTCCAGGTTGGCGGACACACGTGGGACGTGACGTTCTCCGGCGCCCAGGCTGGCGCGTACACGCTGACATCGCTCTCCTCAGGCACGGACACGGCGACGTTGACGTTCGGTGGCGTGTCGCAGACGATCGCGGCCGTTGACAATCAGCGCACGTTGAACTTCGACGCGCTGGGCATCTCGATCGATACCGGCAACAACTACGCCGCGAACGATGGTACCACCGCCGGCTCGAACAGCACGAAGGTGATCACGGTGGTCGCCGGCTCGGGTAGCTTCCTCGTCGGCGCCGCGCACGGCGCGTACACGACGGATGACGTTCTTTCCGTCACCGGCAACAGCCTCGACCTGACGACGAGCACGATGGGCGTCGACACCGGAACGGTCGACGTACTCAGCCGCGCGAACGCTGCGGCCGCGCTGACCGCGATCGACACCGCGATTGGCACCGTGAACACCGCCCTTGGCGTCATCGGCGCCGGCCAGAACCGTATGACGGCCGCTATCGACAACGTCAAGACGACGATCCAGAACTTCAACTCGGCCGAGAGCATCATCCGCGACGTCGATATGGCGTCGGAAATGGTCAACTTCTCGAAGAACAACATCCTGGCACAGGCCGGCACCGCGATGCTCGCGCAGGCAAACCAGGCTGGTCAGAGCGTGTTGAAGCTCCTCCAGTAG
- the fliW gene encoding flagellar assembly protein FliW: protein MTASSIAVPVAGARRTIASELFGPVDVAEEHILEFREGILGFPACHSWILIDGAKPGTAWLQSVDHSTLAFLLADPFVFFEGFTTELSPSELFRLDARDASQLAVFVIVTLPASRTEQATANLQGPLIINVHASRGAQVVLGETAWSVRQPISFN from the coding sequence ATGACCGCTTCGTCCATTGCGGTGCCGGTCGCCGGCGCGCGTCGTACCATTGCGTCGGAACTCTTCGGACCCGTCGACGTGGCGGAAGAACACATCCTCGAGTTCCGCGAAGGCATTTTGGGATTTCCCGCGTGCCACAGTTGGATTCTGATTGACGGTGCGAAGCCGGGAACCGCCTGGCTGCAGAGTGTCGACCATTCGACGCTCGCCTTTCTGCTCGCCGATCCGTTCGTCTTTTTCGAAGGATTCACGACGGAGCTTTCGCCGTCAGAGTTGTTTCGTTTAGATGCGCGCGATGCGAGCCAGCTCGCGGTGTTCGTGATTGTCACGCTCCCAGCGTCACGCACTGAGCAAGCCACCGCCAACTTGCAGGGACCGCTGATCATCAACGTCCATGCCAGCCGCGGCGCGCAGGTCGTGCTCGGCGAAACGGCGTGGAGTGTCCGTCAGCCTATCTCATTTAATTGA
- the flgL gene encoding flagellar hook-associated protein FlgL gives MRITNNLATQLAISNFTTVRAQLDAAQSKVTTGHSFEKASQDPTAAASVMQSESQLSALTQYTRNVGTAQRRVSAEDSALSQLNDLLTRAKELAMSQATDTATPQTRAAAGAEVNQLLAQAVAISNTKDGDEFLFGGNNSTVAPYTANTAGAAYTFSVNAASGGARQIEINRGQRIDSAHDGAQVFGDANSGILKTLQDLAGALNGGTRDTVAATLTTIDTSMSQIQSLIGETGARANTLDITKSNITALSNQLKAFKSDIQDVDLETAMTELVSRQTAYQAALSATSRVLNLSITSYL, from the coding sequence ATGCGCATTACCAACAACCTCGCCACGCAACTCGCGATCTCGAACTTTACGACGGTTCGCGCGCAGCTCGACGCCGCCCAGTCCAAAGTCACGACAGGGCATAGCTTCGAAAAAGCATCGCAGGACCCGACGGCGGCGGCGAGCGTGATGCAGAGCGAGAGTCAGCTGAGCGCCCTCACGCAGTACACACGCAATGTCGGCACGGCGCAGCGGCGCGTGAGCGCCGAGGACAGCGCGCTCAGTCAGCTCAACGACCTGCTCACCCGAGCCAAAGAACTGGCCATGAGCCAGGCCACCGACACGGCGACGCCACAGACACGAGCCGCAGCCGGCGCCGAAGTGAACCAATTGCTCGCGCAAGCGGTGGCGATTTCCAACACAAAGGACGGCGACGAGTTCCTGTTCGGCGGCAACAACTCCACCGTCGCGCCCTACACGGCAAACACCGCCGGCGCGGCCTATACGTTCTCCGTCAATGCCGCCTCAGGCGGTGCCCGTCAGATTGAAATCAACCGCGGGCAGCGCATCGATTCCGCGCATGACGGCGCGCAGGTATTTGGCGACGCCAACTCAGGGATCCTGAAAACACTGCAGGACCTTGCCGGTGCGCTCAATGGCGGCACCCGCGACACCGTCGCCGCGACGCTCACGACGATCGACACGTCAATGAGCCAGATCCAATCGCTCATCGGCGAAACCGGCGCACGTGCCAACACGCTCGACATTACCAAGTCCAACATTACCGCGCTGTCCAATCAGCTCAAGGCATTCAAGTCCGACATACAAGACGTCGATCTTGAAACGGCGATGACTGAACTTGTATCTCGGCAGACGGCGTATCAGGCGGCATTGTCCGCTACCTCGCGCGTGCTAAACCTTTCGATCACGAGCTACTTGTGA
- a CDS encoding response regulator: MKFLVIDDSATMRRIVVNSLQRIGFTDITEAADGKEALGKFDSSIGFIVTDWNMPNLGGVDFARAVRARDDGKTVPILMMTTRSLKEDIITALESGVNNYIVKPFTPQILKEKIDALTAAVAG, translated from the coding sequence ATGAAGTTCCTCGTGATTGATGATTCGGCTACGATGCGACGGATTGTCGTGAACTCGCTGCAGCGCATCGGCTTCACCGACATCACCGAAGCTGCCGACGGCAAAGAAGCCCTCGGCAAGTTCGACAGCTCCATCGGGTTTATTGTGACCGACTGGAACATGCCGAACCTCGGTGGGGTCGACTTTGCGCGTGCGGTCCGGGCCCGAGACGATGGCAAAACCGTCCCGATCCTCATGATGACGACGCGCTCCTTGAAGGAAGACATCATCACGGCCCTGGAGTCGGGCGTGAACAACTACATCGTGAAACCGTTCACTCCGCAGATCTTGAAGGAAAAGATCGATGCGCTGACGGCCGCGGTGGCGGGGTAA
- a CDS encoding response regulator — protein MILLIEDDPIAGELLSQIVRRLRLPSRLAGTIAEAREQLRAVPVGVVVVDIQLPDGSGLELIEEMRTLPWLRDVPVLFCTGEATADIVQRVRALGVVDFVIKPIAPDLITARITRALERTPTRVPSSRDVMVSKRTTANAYVQMRDRVRDSLNAIAQIIDDDASELKVAALVSAAVLSCTDLGALRTANILRELEPGRADYQAARLHDAALVEAAAYEPDAEISEPRVPRLSAAATAP, from the coding sequence ATGATTCTGCTCATTGAAGACGATCCGATTGCCGGTGAGCTGCTCTCGCAGATCGTGCGCCGGCTCCGACTCCCCTCGCGACTCGCAGGCACGATTGCTGAGGCGCGTGAACAGTTGCGCGCCGTTCCTGTCGGTGTGGTGGTGGTCGACATCCAGCTCCCCGATGGCAGCGGGCTTGAGCTGATCGAGGAGATGCGGACGCTCCCGTGGTTACGGGATGTGCCGGTCCTGTTTTGTACAGGTGAAGCGACCGCCGATATTGTTCAACGGGTGCGGGCGCTCGGCGTTGTGGATTTCGTCATCAAACCCATTGCGCCGGATCTGATAACGGCACGGATTACCCGCGCCTTGGAGCGCACGCCGACGCGCGTGCCGTCGTCGCGCGACGTGATGGTGAGCAAACGCACCACCGCCAATGCCTACGTCCAAATGCGCGATCGCGTGCGGGATAGCCTCAACGCCATCGCGCAGATTATTGACGACGATGCGTCGGAACTCAAGGTCGCGGCGCTAGTGTCGGCCGCCGTCCTCTCCTGTACCGACCTCGGAGCGCTTCGCACCGCGAACATTCTGCGCGAGCTCGAGCCGGGCCGCGCGGATTATCAGGCCGCCCGACTGCACGATGCGGCACTGGTAGAAGCCGCCGCGTACGAGCCCGACGCCGAGATCAGCGAACCGCGCGTCCCGCGCCTGTCGGCGGCGGCGACCGCGCCCTAG
- a CDS encoding DNA-3-methyladenine glycosylase: MSKRALDHLRAVDPKLGAIIDRVGPYRPGRREQGTHFDAVVRSIVYQQLSGQAAGTIYDRVTAIYRDQPPTPAQLLRTPPERLRAAGLSGRKVEYVQALAAQVKAGTLLIETLHELDDEAVIDALTQVKGIGRWTAQMFLMFRLKRSDVLAELDLGLQKGLQKVHGLRTRPSPERLLKLGACWSPWRSVAAWYLWRSLELDD; this comes from the coding sequence ATGAGCAAGCGTGCGCTCGACCATCTCCGCGCGGTGGATCCGAAACTCGGCGCGATCATTGATCGCGTGGGGCCGTATCGTCCTGGGCGTCGCGAACAAGGCACGCACTTCGATGCCGTGGTGCGCTCCATTGTGTATCAGCAGCTCTCGGGGCAGGCCGCGGGCACCATCTACGACCGCGTAACGGCGATATACCGCGATCAACCGCCAACGCCGGCGCAGTTGCTGCGCACGCCACCCGAACGGCTGCGTGCCGCTGGGCTCTCGGGCCGCAAAGTGGAATATGTGCAGGCGCTCGCCGCACAGGTGAAGGCTGGAACGCTGCTTATCGAGACGCTGCACGAGCTCGACGACGAAGCGGTGATCGACGCCCTTACCCAAGTGAAAGGCATCGGGCGGTGGACCGCCCAGATGTTTCTGATGTTCCGGCTCAAACGCTCCGACGTGCTCGCGGAACTCGACCTCGGTTTGCAAAAAGGACTGCAGAAAGTACACGGACTCCGTACGCGGCCGTCGCCCGAACGCCTGCTCAAGCTTGGCGCGTGCTGGTCGCCGTGGCGCTCGGTGGCGGCGTGGTACCTCTGGCGTAGCCTCGAGTTGGACGACTGA
- a CDS encoding TIGR01777 family oxidoreductase has translation MAATRSVAVTGATGLVGAALVPALRAQGWTVLTVGRDARANVRWDPAASALDAPALNGVEAIIHLAGSAIGERWSPARRRAILESRVQGTTLIANAACSMPVPPRVMVSASAIGVYGDRGDEILSEASAAGAGYLASVCTAWEGAASAARDAGIRVVHPRLGVVLAETGGALAKLLVPFRLGAGGPVGTGQQWMSWISLTDTVRALIALLDDGGMSGAVNVVAPAPVPNAEFSKTLGRVLHRPAVLPLPAFALELAFGEMARETLLASQRVEPSRLVAAGFKFEHASLAAALRAELGMDS, from the coding sequence ATGGCGGCCACGCGAAGCGTCGCCGTGACCGGTGCGACGGGGTTAGTGGGCGCGGCGCTTGTGCCGGCGTTGCGTGCGCAGGGATGGACCGTGCTGACCGTGGGCCGCGATGCGCGCGCGAACGTGCGCTGGGATCCCGCGGCCTCGGCACTCGATGCGCCCGCACTCAACGGAGTAGAAGCGATCATTCATTTGGCGGGCTCGGCAATTGGTGAGCGATGGTCGCCAGCGCGCCGGCGCGCGATTCTCGAGAGTCGCGTGCAGGGCACCACGCTCATAGCGAACGCCGCGTGTTCGATGCCAGTGCCGCCCCGTGTGATGGTGAGTGCCTCAGCGATTGGTGTGTACGGCGATCGCGGGGATGAAATTCTCAGCGAGGCGAGTGCCGCCGGCGCGGGATATCTGGCGTCGGTGTGTACGGCGTGGGAGGGCGCAGCGAGCGCTGCGCGCGATGCGGGGATTCGCGTGGTGCATCCGCGACTCGGTGTAGTGCTCGCGGAGACGGGCGGCGCGCTGGCAAAGTTGCTCGTACCGTTTCGGCTTGGGGCCGGCGGACCTGTGGGCACGGGGCAGCAATGGATGAGTTGGATTTCGCTCACCGACACCGTGCGCGCACTGATCGCACTGCTTGACGACGGCGGCATGAGCGGCGCGGTGAATGTGGTCGCGCCGGCGCCCGTTCCCAATGCCGAGTTTTCAAAAACGCTCGGCCGGGTGCTGCATCGTCCTGCCGTGCTCCCGCTACCGGCTTTTGCGCTCGAGCTGGCGTTTGGAGAAATGGCGCGGGAAACTCTGCTGGCGAGTCAACGCGTGGAGCCATCGCGTCTTGTGGCCGCTGGCTTTAAGTTTGAGCATGCATCACTCGCCGCCGCCTTGCGCGCCGAGTTGGGTATGGACAGCTGA